A single window of Mycolicibacterium aurum DNA harbors:
- a CDS encoding proline--tRNA ligase: protein MITRMSELFLRTLRDDPADAEVPSHKLLIRAGYVRPVGPGLYSWLPLGLRVFRKIEQVIRDEMNAIGGQEILLPALLPRAPYETTNRWTEYGDTLFRLKDRRGNDYLLGPTHEEIFTMTVKGEYSSYKDFPLRLYQIQTKYRDEARPRAGILRGREFVMKDSYSFDVDEDGLKKAYHAHREAYQRIFARLGVRYVIVSAVSGAMGGSASEEFLAESEVGEDTFVRSLKSGYAANVEAVITTPPAPIPFDGLPEAVVHETGDTPTISTLVEWANGAGLGRQVTAADTLKNVLLKVRMPGGDWELLAVGVPGDREVDDKRLGAALEPAEYAMIDDADFAKYPFLKKGYIGPKGLLANGVRYLVDPRIVDGTAWITGADEVGKHVVDLVAGRDFTPDGTIEAAEVRDGDPSPDGSGPLTSARGIEIGHIFQLGQKYADAFTADVLGEDGKPVRLTMGSYGIGVSRMVAVIAEQQHDELGLRWPAAVSPFDVHVVIANKDDDARTGATELVADLDRLGVDVLFDDRKASPGVKFKDAELLGVPWIVVVGRGWADGVVELRNRISGDKQEVPADGAAAAISAAITAAR, encoded by the coding sequence GTGATCACCCGCATGTCCGAGCTGTTCCTGCGCACGCTGCGCGACGACCCGGCCGACGCCGAAGTGCCGAGCCACAAGCTGCTCATCCGAGCCGGCTACGTCCGCCCCGTGGGACCCGGGTTGTACAGCTGGCTGCCGCTGGGGCTTCGGGTGTTCCGCAAGATCGAGCAGGTCATCCGGGATGAGATGAATGCCATCGGCGGGCAGGAGATCTTGCTGCCCGCGCTGCTGCCGCGGGCACCGTACGAGACGACCAACCGGTGGACGGAGTACGGGGACACCCTGTTCCGCCTGAAGGATCGGCGCGGCAACGACTATCTCCTCGGCCCGACCCACGAAGAGATCTTCACGATGACGGTCAAAGGGGAGTACAGCTCGTACAAGGATTTCCCGTTGCGGCTGTACCAGATTCAGACCAAGTACCGCGACGAGGCACGGCCCCGCGCCGGCATCCTGCGCGGGCGCGAGTTCGTGATGAAGGACTCGTACTCGTTCGACGTCGACGAGGACGGACTCAAGAAGGCCTATCACGCGCATCGTGAGGCCTACCAGCGGATCTTCGCGCGACTCGGGGTGCGCTACGTCATCGTGTCGGCAGTCTCGGGCGCCATGGGCGGCAGCGCCTCCGAGGAATTCCTGGCCGAGAGCGAGGTCGGTGAAGACACCTTCGTCCGGTCTCTGAAATCGGGCTACGCCGCGAACGTCGAGGCCGTGATCACGACGCCGCCCGCGCCGATCCCGTTCGACGGCCTGCCCGAAGCCGTCGTCCACGAGACCGGCGACACCCCCACCATCTCGACCCTTGTCGAGTGGGCCAACGGCGCCGGTCTAGGCCGTCAGGTCACCGCCGCCGACACCCTGAAGAACGTGCTGCTCAAGGTGCGGATGCCGGGCGGGGACTGGGAGCTGCTCGCAGTCGGCGTGCCCGGCGATCGGGAGGTCGACGACAAGCGACTCGGCGCCGCACTGGAACCGGCCGAGTACGCGATGATCGATGACGCCGACTTCGCGAAGTACCCGTTCCTCAAGAAGGGGTACATCGGTCCGAAAGGACTGCTGGCCAACGGAGTTCGATACCTCGTCGATCCGCGGATCGTCGACGGTACGGCGTGGATCACCGGCGCCGACGAGGTCGGCAAGCACGTCGTCGACCTCGTCGCGGGTCGCGACTTCACCCCCGACGGCACGATCGAGGCGGCCGAGGTGCGCGATGGTGACCCGTCGCCGGACGGCAGCGGCCCGCTGACATCGGCACGGGGCATCGAGATCGGCCACATCTTCCAGCTGGGTCAGAAATACGCGGACGCCTTCACCGCCGACGTGCTCGGTGAGGACGGGAAGCCGGTGCGACTGACCATGGGCTCCTACGGAATCGGAGTGTCGCGCATGGTGGCGGTCATCGCCGAGCAGCAGCACGACGAACTCGGACTGCGGTGGCCCGCGGCAGTGTCGCCATTCGACGTGCACGTCGTGATCGCCAACAAGGACGACGATGCCCGCACCGGTGCCACCGAGCTGGTCGCCGATCTCGACCGCCTCGGCGTCGACGTGTTGTTCGACGACCGGAAGGCCTCTCCCGGGGTGAAGTTCAAGGACGCCGAACTTCTCGGTGTGCCGTGGATCGTCGTGGTCGGCCGCGGCTGGGCCGACGGTGTGGTCGAGTTGCGCAACAGGATCAGCGGGGACAAGCAGGAGGTCCCGGCGGACGGTGCGGCGGCGGCGATCAGCGCCGCGATCACAGCGGCACGCTGA
- a CDS encoding ferritin-like domain-containing protein, whose translation MTSPSPSPDDATPTRPDDTSAGALFDAVATEHATIYAYGVVSAHSVPDVNYLVAAAMAEHRARREAAIALLADEGVDAPLPEAGYQLPSEVDTPPEATNLAVRMEEDAATAWRAVVEQAADQTVRAFGVTALTECAVTAAQWRSVRGDNSVTVAFPGGAEQ comes from the coding sequence ATGACCAGCCCGTCGCCGTCGCCCGACGACGCGACGCCGACCCGGCCCGACGACACGTCCGCAGGCGCGCTGTTCGACGCGGTCGCGACCGAGCACGCCACGATCTACGCGTACGGGGTGGTGTCGGCGCACTCCGTGCCGGACGTCAACTATCTGGTCGCCGCCGCGATGGCCGAGCACCGGGCTCGGCGCGAGGCGGCCATCGCGCTGCTCGCCGACGAGGGAGTCGACGCTCCGCTGCCCGAGGCGGGATACCAACTGCCCAGTGAGGTCGACACGCCGCCGGAGGCGACCAACCTCGCGGTGCGGATGGAGGAGGACGCGGCGACCGCATGGCGGGCCGTCGTCGAGCAGGCCGCAGACCAGACCGTGCGGGCGTTCGGAGTCACTGCACTAACGGAATGCGCCGTGACGGCTGCACAGTGGCGCAGCGTCCGCGGCGACAACTCGGTGACCGTGGCGTTCCCCGGCGGCGCCGAGCAGTAG
- the cobA gene encoding uroporphyrinogen-III C-methyltransferase produces the protein MTETENAYLVGLRLAGKKVVVVGGGTVAQRRLPLLVASGADVHVITKAATQTVEAIDGITLTMREFRDGDLEGAWYAIAATDDAEVNAAIVAEAEARRIFCVRADVAIEGTAVTPASFDYEGLAVGVLAGGEHRRSAGIRTAIREALAQGVIAADSSQTPGVVKGTVALVGGGPGDPELVTVRGRRFLAHADVVVADRLAPQELLAELSPDVEVIDAAKIPYGRAMAQDAINEVLIDRAREGKFVVRLKGGDPFVFARGYEEVIACAEAGIPVTVVPGVTSAIAVPALAGVPVTHRGLTHEFVVVSGHLAPDHPESLVNWDALAAMSGTIVLLMAVERIELFVKVLLAGGRPADTPVLIVQHGTMSSQRTLRATLADAPERVRSDGIRPPAIIVIGVVAGFGA, from the coding sequence GTGACCGAGACCGAGAACGCCTACCTGGTGGGACTGCGCCTGGCGGGCAAGAAGGTCGTCGTGGTGGGCGGGGGGACCGTCGCCCAGCGGCGGCTGCCGTTGTTGGTCGCCAGCGGAGCCGATGTCCACGTGATCACCAAGGCTGCGACCCAGACCGTCGAGGCCATCGACGGAATCACGTTGACCATGCGGGAGTTTCGGGACGGCGACCTCGAGGGCGCCTGGTACGCCATCGCGGCCACCGACGACGCGGAGGTCAACGCGGCGATCGTCGCCGAGGCCGAGGCGCGCCGCATCTTCTGCGTGCGCGCCGACGTCGCGATCGAGGGGACCGCGGTCACCCCGGCCTCCTTCGACTACGAGGGGCTTGCCGTCGGTGTGCTGGCCGGCGGTGAGCATCGCCGGTCCGCGGGTATCCGGACGGCGATCCGCGAAGCGCTTGCGCAGGGTGTCATCGCCGCGGACAGCTCGCAGACCCCCGGCGTGGTGAAGGGAACCGTCGCACTGGTGGGCGGGGGACCGGGCGACCCGGAGTTGGTGACGGTGCGGGGACGCCGCTTTCTCGCGCACGCCGACGTCGTGGTCGCCGACCGGCTGGCCCCCCAGGAACTGCTCGCCGAGTTGTCACCGGATGTCGAGGTAATCGACGCGGCGAAGATTCCGTACGGCCGGGCGATGGCGCAGGACGCGATCAACGAGGTGCTGATCGACCGGGCCAGAGAAGGCAAGTTCGTCGTACGGCTCAAGGGCGGGGATCCGTTCGTGTTCGCGCGCGGGTACGAAGAGGTCATCGCATGCGCCGAAGCCGGCATACCGGTGACTGTCGTGCCCGGTGTGACCAGCGCCATAGCGGTTCCTGCGCTGGCCGGCGTTCCCGTCACGCACCGCGGTCTGACCCATGAGTTCGTGGTGGTCAGCGGCCACTTGGCGCCGGACCACCCCGAATCGTTAGTGAATTGGGATGCGCTGGCGGCGATGAGCGGCACAATTGTGTTGCTCATGGCGGTCGAGCGGATCGAGCTGTTCGTCAAAGTGCTGCTGGCAGGCGGTCGACCTGCGGATACGCCGGTGCTCATCGTGCAGCACGGCACCATGTCATCCCAGCGGACTTTGCGTGCGACGCTTGCGGATGCGCCTGAACGGGTACGTTCCGACGGTATTCGGCCCCCGGCGATCATCGTGATCGGAGTTGTGGCGGGCTTCGGCGCTTAA
- the nusA gene encoding transcription termination factor NusA, giving the protein MNIDMAALHAIEADKGITVDVVVDTIKSALLTAYRHTEGHEADARIDIDRKTGIVKVLARQTDEDGNVVHEWDDTPEGFGRIAATTARQVILQRLRDAENEKNYGEFSAREGDIVAGVIQRDARANARGLVVVRIGSETKGSEGVIPSAEQVPGERYEHGDRLRCYVVGVSRGAREPLITLSRTHPNLVRKLFSLEVPEIADGSVEIVAVAREAGHRSKIAVTTRAPGLNAKGACIGPMGQRVRNVMSELSGEKIDIIDYDEDPARFVANALSPAKVVSVTVIDEAARAARVIVPDFQLSLAIGKEGQNARLAARLTGWRIDIRSDDAPADGAGGPNSAGHAERHAPRPDASRGAGDGH; this is encoded by the coding sequence ATGAACATCGACATGGCGGCCCTGCACGCGATCGAAGCGGACAAGGGAATCACCGTCGACGTTGTGGTCGACACCATCAAATCGGCTCTGCTGACGGCATACCGGCACACCGAGGGCCACGAGGCCGACGCCCGCATCGACATCGATCGCAAGACGGGCATCGTCAAGGTGCTGGCCCGGCAGACCGACGAGGACGGCAACGTCGTCCACGAATGGGACGACACCCCAGAGGGTTTCGGCCGTATCGCAGCGACCACCGCGCGCCAGGTCATCCTGCAACGGCTGCGCGATGCCGAGAACGAGAAGAATTACGGGGAGTTCTCCGCCCGCGAGGGGGACATCGTCGCCGGCGTCATCCAACGTGACGCCCGCGCGAATGCCCGCGGCCTGGTGGTGGTGCGGATCGGCAGCGAGACCAAGGGATCCGAAGGCGTCATCCCGTCCGCCGAGCAGGTACCCGGTGAGCGGTACGAACACGGCGACCGGCTGCGCTGCTACGTCGTCGGCGTCTCGCGCGGTGCCAGGGAGCCCCTGATCACCCTGTCGCGAACGCATCCCAATCTGGTGCGCAAGCTGTTCTCGCTGGAGGTGCCCGAGATCGCCGACGGATCAGTCGAGATCGTGGCGGTGGCCAGGGAGGCGGGCCATCGATCCAAGATCGCCGTCACCACCAGGGCTCCCGGCTTGAACGCCAAGGGGGCCTGCATCGGGCCGATGGGACAGCGCGTGCGCAACGTGATGAGCGAGCTGTCGGGCGAGAAGATCGACATCATCGACTACGACGAGGACCCGGCACGATTCGTGGCGAATGCGCTCTCCCCGGCCAAGGTGGTGTCGGTGACGGTGATCGACGAGGCGGCGCGGGCGGCGCGGGTGATCGTGCCCGACTTCCAGCTGTCCCTGGCGATCGGCAAGGAAGGGCAGAACGCCCGTCTCGCGGCGCGCCTTACCGGCTGGCGCATCGACATCCGCAGCGACGACGCGCCCGCCGACGGAGCCGGCGGACCGAATTCGGCAGGCCACGCCGAGCGCCATGCACCGCGTCCCGATGCCTCGCGCGGTGCGGGGGACGGACACTGA
- a CDS encoding MFS transporter, with product MPSRRFIAAVVAIGGMQLLATMDSTVAIVALPKIQDELSLSDAGRSWVITAYVLTFGGLMLLGGRLGDVIGRKRTFIVGVALFTIASVLCGLAWNEATLVTARLLQGVGAAIASPTALALIATTFPKGPARNAATAIFAAMTGIGSVLGLIVGGALTEVSWRWAFLINVPIGLLMIHLARRTLRETNRERLKLDATGAILATLGCTAAVFAFSMGPEAGWMSPLTLGSGVAAIAAFIAFLFVERTAENPVVPFDLFHDRNRVATFAAIFLAGGVMFTLTVTIGLYVQDILGYSALKAGIGFIPFVVALGIGLGLSSALVSKYPPRILVIGGGVLVLAAMLYGSTLDAGIPYFPNLVLPITIGGLGIGMIVVPLTVSAIAGVGFDQIGPVSAIALMLQSLGGPVVLAIIQAVITSRTLYLGGTTGPVSNMDTAQLHALDQGYSYGLLWVAAVAIIVGGAALFIGYTAQQVAHAQEVKEAIDAGEL from the coding sequence ATGCCGTCGCGACGTTTCATCGCCGCTGTGGTGGCGATCGGCGGGATGCAGCTGCTGGCCACGATGGACAGCACTGTCGCGATCGTGGCGCTGCCGAAGATCCAGGACGAACTCAGCCTCTCCGATGCCGGCCGCAGCTGGGTGATCACCGCGTACGTCCTGACGTTCGGCGGCCTGATGCTCCTGGGCGGGCGGCTCGGTGACGTCATCGGGCGCAAGCGCACCTTCATCGTCGGTGTCGCGCTGTTCACCATCGCTTCCGTGCTGTGTGGTCTCGCCTGGAACGAGGCGACGCTGGTGACGGCTCGTCTGCTGCAGGGCGTCGGCGCGGCCATCGCGTCACCGACGGCTCTCGCGCTGATCGCGACCACATTCCCCAAGGGACCCGCACGCAATGCAGCCACCGCGATATTCGCGGCGATGACGGGCATCGGGTCGGTGCTGGGCCTGATCGTCGGCGGCGCGCTGACCGAGGTGTCCTGGCGCTGGGCGTTCCTGATCAACGTCCCGATCGGGCTGCTGATGATCCACCTGGCCCGGCGAACGCTGCGCGAGACCAACCGTGAGCGGTTGAAGCTCGACGCCACCGGCGCCATCCTCGCCACGCTGGGCTGTACGGCCGCGGTGTTCGCGTTCTCGATGGGGCCCGAAGCGGGCTGGATGTCGCCGCTGACCCTCGGGTCGGGGGTGGCTGCGATCGCCGCCTTCATCGCATTCCTCTTCGTCGAGCGCACGGCCGAGAACCCCGTCGTCCCGTTCGACCTCTTCCACGACCGCAACCGTGTCGCCACGTTCGCAGCCATCTTCCTGGCCGGCGGAGTGATGTTCACGCTGACCGTGACCATCGGCCTGTACGTGCAGGACATCCTGGGCTACAGCGCGCTCAAGGCGGGCATCGGGTTCATCCCGTTCGTCGTCGCTCTCGGTATCGGGCTGGGTCTGTCCTCGGCGCTGGTGTCGAAGTATCCACCCCGGATCCTGGTGATCGGCGGCGGTGTCCTGGTGCTCGCCGCGATGCTCTACGGCTCCACGCTGGATGCCGGGATCCCCTACTTCCCGAACCTGGTTCTGCCCATCACCATCGGCGGCCTCGGCATCGGCATGATCGTGGTGCCGCTGACCGTCTCGGCGATCGCCGGGGTGGGCTTCGACCAGATCGGCCCCGTCTCGGCCATCGCGCTGATGCTGCAGAGTCTCGGCGGACCCGTCGTCCTGGCGATCATCCAGGCCGTCATCACGTCGCGCACGCTGTACCTCGGCGGCACCACCGGCCCGGTCAGCAACATGGACACCGCGCAGCTGCACGCGCTCGACCAGGGCTACTCCTACGGCCTGCTGTGGGTGGCGGCGGTCGCCATCATCGTCGGCGGTGCCGCGCTGTTCATCGGCTACACCGCTCAACAGGTGGCGCACGCGCAGGAGGTCAAGGAAGCGATCGACGCCGGCGAGCTCTAG
- the rimP gene encoding ribosome maturation factor RimP: MAERSAGLPSQQQVIELLDAEFARAGYDIEDVRIDTATRPPRITVIADGDDGLDLDTIAELSRAASEVLDEVDSAPYVLEVTSPGVDRPLTSEKHYRRSQGRLAEMSLADGSVVTGRIGAVRDGTVDLVVKQVKKGPAVREIALDTITKAVVQVEFSPPSSRELELAGVSGEETSA; the protein is encoded by the coding sequence GTGGCGGAGCGGTCTGCGGGATTACCGTCGCAACAACAGGTAATCGAACTGCTCGATGCCGAGTTCGCGCGCGCCGGATACGACATCGAGGACGTGCGCATCGACACCGCGACCCGTCCGCCGCGCATCACGGTGATCGCCGACGGCGACGACGGTCTGGATCTCGACACCATCGCCGAGCTGTCCCGAGCCGCCTCGGAGGTGCTCGACGAGGTGGACTCCGCCCCCTACGTGCTGGAGGTCACCTCACCCGGTGTGGATCGCCCTCTCACGTCAGAAAAGCACTACCGGCGGTCCCAGGGCCGGCTGGCCGAGATGTCGCTGGCGGACGGTTCCGTGGTGACCGGTCGCATCGGAGCCGTGCGGGACGGCACCGTCGACCTCGTCGTGAAGCAGGTCAAGAAGGGACCCGCGGTCCGCGAGATCGCTCTCGACACGATTACCAAAGCTGTTGTCCAGGTGGAGTTTTCGCCACCGAGCTCACGTGAGTTGGAGCTGGCCGGCGTCTCCGGAGAGGAAACCTCAGCATGA
- a CDS encoding YlxR family protein, which produces MPRAVRGTDTDRQRGFGLRTGFLLLAAVTVDSAVVQRETSARTQRSTFPPSGGPVRTCIGCRKRELAVELLRVVAVDGESGTGNCSSAVIVDTARSLPGRGAWLHPDPVCLQAAVRRRAFGRALRIAGSPDITAVSKHLPDGEVSDAPGQENR; this is translated from the coding sequence ATGCCTCGCGCGGTGCGGGGGACGGACACTGACCGGCAGCGCGGATTCGGTTTGCGCACCGGTTTTCTTCTCCTGGCTGCGGTGACGGTAGACTCAGCTGTGGTCCAGCGCGAGACATCGGCTCGGACGCAGAGAAGCACCTTCCCGCCTTCGGGTGGACCGGTTCGGACCTGCATCGGATGTCGTAAACGAGAGCTGGCCGTCGAACTGCTCAGGGTGGTCGCTGTCGACGGGGAGAGCGGAACTGGGAATTGCTCCAGTGCCGTGATCGTTGACACAGCGAGAAGCCTGCCGGGGCGAGGTGCGTGGCTGCACCCCGATCCGGTCTGCCTGCAGGCAGCGGTTCGCCGGCGGGCATTCGGCCGAGCGTTACGGATCGCCGGTTCACCGGATATCACCGCGGTGTCAAAGCATCTCCCCGATGGGGAAGTGTCCGACGCACCCGGCCAAGAGAACAGGTAA
- a CDS encoding MFS transporter, with protein MSSGPSDPQPAPLSKSVLGIAIIAITGMQLMSTLDGTIVIVALPRMQAELDLSDAGKSWVITAYVLAFGGLLLLGGRIGDAIGHKRAFLSGVGVFTLASLVCGLATDEATLVVARAVQGVGAAVSAPTGLALIATTYAVGQPRNRALAVSAAMQATGSVLGLVLGGALTVVSWRLAFLINVPIGIAIIVIAMLRLAETHHERLKLDVTGALLATLGCTSAVLVFTQGPARGWTDPLVIGAGAASAALFVGFFVVERSADHPIVPLSVFDNRNRVATFISLFLAGGVMLSATVMIGLYVQDVMGYSALKAGVCFIPFALALGAGTIVAARVAPHVAPRWVILGAGLLVPIAMVYGSTLNRGVPYFPDLIAPLVLGGFGIGVISVILPLCAVADVGPREIGPVSSITLMVQNLGGPVVLVVIQAVQVSRTLYVGGTTGPVNDMTSAQLDALDAGYTYSLLWVAGVSVLVGAAALFIGFTARQIATAQHNREAVEAGEL; from the coding sequence ATGTCGTCCGGGCCGTCTGACCCCCAGCCGGCGCCGCTGTCGAAATCCGTGCTCGGCATCGCGATCATCGCGATCACCGGCATGCAGCTGATGTCCACGCTCGACGGCACCATCGTGATCGTGGCGCTGCCCCGGATGCAGGCCGAGCTGGACCTCTCCGATGCCGGCAAGAGCTGGGTCATCACCGCCTATGTGCTGGCGTTCGGCGGTCTGCTCTTGCTCGGCGGCCGCATCGGTGACGCGATCGGGCACAAGCGGGCGTTCCTGTCGGGTGTCGGTGTCTTCACCCTCGCGTCGCTGGTGTGCGGTCTGGCCACCGACGAGGCCACCCTGGTGGTCGCACGCGCCGTGCAGGGCGTCGGTGCGGCGGTGTCCGCGCCCACCGGGCTGGCGCTCATCGCAACCACGTACGCGGTGGGCCAGCCGCGGAACCGCGCCCTGGCGGTCTCGGCGGCCATGCAGGCCACCGGTTCGGTGCTCGGCCTCGTCCTCGGCGGAGCGCTGACCGTCGTGTCGTGGCGGCTGGCGTTTCTCATCAACGTCCCGATCGGCATCGCGATCATCGTCATCGCGATGTTGCGGCTCGCCGAGACGCACCACGAACGGCTCAAGCTCGACGTCACCGGCGCGCTGTTGGCGACGCTGGGCTGCACGTCAGCGGTTCTGGTGTTCACGCAGGGTCCGGCACGCGGCTGGACGGACCCGCTCGTGATCGGCGCGGGCGCCGCCTCCGCGGCACTGTTCGTCGGGTTCTTCGTCGTCGAGCGCTCCGCCGACCACCCCATCGTGCCGCTGTCGGTGTTCGACAATCGCAACCGGGTGGCGACGTTCATCTCGCTGTTCCTGGCCGGCGGCGTGATGCTGAGCGCAACGGTGATGATCGGTCTCTACGTCCAGGACGTGATGGGCTACTCCGCGTTGAAGGCAGGGGTCTGCTTCATCCCGTTCGCCTTGGCGCTCGGTGCGGGCACGATCGTCGCGGCGCGCGTCGCCCCGCACGTCGCCCCTCGGTGGGTGATCCTCGGTGCGGGGCTGCTGGTGCCGATCGCGATGGTGTACGGCTCCACGCTCAACCGCGGCGTCCCGTACTTCCCGGATCTGATCGCGCCCCTGGTGCTCGGCGGGTTCGGCATCGGGGTGATCTCGGTGATCCTGCCGCTGTGTGCGGTGGCCGACGTCGGCCCGCGGGAGATCGGCCCGGTCTCGTCCATCACGCTGATGGTGCAGAACCTCGGCGGTCCGGTGGTGCTGGTCGTCATCCAGGCTGTGCAGGTCTCACGGACCCTGTACGTCGGCGGGACCACCGGCCCGGTCAACGACATGACGTCGGCCCAGCTCGACGCCCTCGATGCCGGCTACACGTACTCGTTGCTGTGGGTTGCGGGGGTCTCCGTCCTGGTGGGCGCCGCCGCGCTGTTCATCGGGTTCACCGCACGCCAGATCGCGACGGCACAGCACAATCGCGAAGCGGTCGAGGCGGGCGAGCTCTAG